One genomic segment of Myotis daubentonii chromosome 14, mMyoDau2.1, whole genome shotgun sequence includes these proteins:
- the USP19 gene encoding ubiquitin carboxyl-terminal hydrolase 19 isoform X2, whose product MSGGASAMGPRRGPPGLEEAASKKKQKDRANQESKDGDPRRGGSMSTPQEEQTKEEVLLDWQQDADEVTVKLRAGAGPLRLEEVDAAFTDTDCLVRFPGGQQWGGVFYAEIENSRAKVQARKGGLLQLALPKKVPLLTWPSLLKPLGMQESGPGLRCQENGQESSPIALEPAPEPRRAKQEARNQKRAQGRGEVGAGAGPGAQAGPSAKRAVHLRRGPEGEGCREGPGPQGEAPPFLAEAATQAGAEEPLRVPPLEPQPCLLGSEEKPALLAGEKAASPRSDPVSPALTRSRAPEKGDRSREEMAVAADAASLVDGKEPEPMVSLAFVKNDSYEKGPDAVVVHVYVKEIRREASRVLFREQDFTLVFQTRDANFLRLHPGCGPHTVFRWQVKLRNLIEPEQCTFCFTAARIDICLRKRQSQRWGGLEAPAARGAVGGAKVAVPTGPTPLDSTPPGGAPHPLTGQEEARAVEKEKPKARAEDTGLDGVAARTPMEHGAPKPEPHLASPKPTCMVPPMPHSPVSGDSVEEEEEEEKKVCLPGFTGLVNLGNTCFMNSVIQSLSNTRELRDFFHDRSFEAEINYNNPLGTGGRLAIGFAVLLRALWKGTHHAFQPSKLKAIVASKASQFTGYAQHDAQEFMAFLLDGLHEDLNRIQNKPYTETVDSDGRPDEVVAEEAWQRHKMRNDSFIVDLFQGQYKSKLVCPVCAKVSITFDPFLYLPVPLPQKQKVLPVFFFAREPHSKPIKFLVSVSKENSSASEVLDALSQRVHVPPENLRLTEVMKSRFHRMFLPSHSLDTVSPSDLLLCFELLSPELAKEQVVVLEVQQRPQVPSIPISKCAACQRKQQPEDEKLKRCTRCYRVGYCNQLCQKTHWPDHKGLCRPENIGYPFLVSVPASRLTYARLAQLLEGYARYSVSVFQPPFQPPFQPGRMALEPPGYPTLHPTSLPEAGDSERDSMPPPELQVVTPVAEGDAVPRAWAAPDRGPVPSTSGISSEMLASGPVEGGSLPAGEKVPRPEAAVPGYQHPSEAMSSHTSQFLIYKIDASSREQRLEDKGDTPLELEEDCSLALVWRNNDRQQEFVLVASKELECAEDPGSAGEAARAGHFTLDQCLTLFTRPEVLAPEEAWYCPQCKQHREASKQLLLWRLPNVLIVQLKRFSFRSFIWRDKINDLVEFPVRNLDLSKFCIGQKEEQLPSYDLYAVINHYGGMIGGHYTACARLPNDRSSQRSDVGWRLFDDSTVTTVDESQVVTRYAYVLFYRRRNSPVERPPRAGHAERHPDLGPAAEAAASQASRIWQELEAAEEPVPEGPAPRGPWGPQDWVGPPPCGPPTPDEGCLRYFVLGTVAALVALVLNVFYPLVSQSRWR is encoded by the exons ATGTCTGGTGGGGCCAGTGCCATGGGCCCCAGGAGAGGGCCCCCCGGGCTGGAGGAGGCCGCCAGCAAGAAGAAGCAGAAGGACCGAGCAAACCAGGAGAGCAAGGATGGAGACCCTCGGAGAGGAG GGTCCATGTCCACTCCCCAGGAGGAGCAGACCAAAGAGG AGGTGCTGCTCGACTGGCAGCAGGACGCGGACGAGGTGACGGTCAAGCTGCGCGCAGGAGCGGGCCCCCTGCGTCTGGAGGAGGTGGACGCCGCTTTCACAGACACAGACTGCTTGGTGCGGTTTCCAG GTGGTCAGCAGTGGGGCGGTGTTTTCTATGCCGAGATCGAAAATTCTCGCGCCAAAGTGCAGGCTCGAAAAGGTGGCCTCCTCCAGCTGGCGCTGCCCAAGAAGGTGCCTCTGCTCACCTGGCCTTCTCTCCTG AAACCTCTAGGGATGCAGGAGTCGGGGCCAGGGCTGCGGTGCCAGGAGAACGGGCAGGAGTCCTCTCCCATTGCCCTGGAgccagcccctgagccccgccgggcAAAGCAGGAGGCCCGGAACCAGAAGCGGGCCCAGGGCCGTggtgaggtgggggcgggggctggcccCGGGGCCCAGGCAGGGCCCAGTGCCAAGAGGGCTGTGCATCTCCGAAGAGGGCCAGAGGGGGAAGGATGCAGAGAaggccctgggccccagggcgAGGCCCCCCCCTTCCTGGCTGAGGCAGCCACGCAG GCGGGGGCTGAGGAGCCGCTCCGGGTCCCACCGCTggagccccagccctgcctcctgggctcGGAGGAGAAGCCAGCGCTTCTGGCAGGAGAGAAGGCAGCGTCCCCCCGGAGTGACCCAGTCTCTCCAGCCCTGACCCGGAGCAGAGCCCCCGAGAAAGGTGACCGTTCCAGAGAGGAGATGGCAGTGGCAGCAGACGCTGCATCCTTGGTGGATGGtaaag AGCCGGAACCCATGGTGAGCCTGGCGTTTGTCAAGAACGACTCGTACGAGAAGGGGCCTGACGCGGTGGTGGTGCACGTGTACGTGAAGGAGATCCGCAGGGAGGCCTCGCGAGTGCTCTTCCGCGAGCAGGACTTCACGCTCGTCTTCCAGAccag GGACGCGAACTTCCTGAGGCTGCACCCGGGCTGCGGGCCCCACACCGTCTTCCGCTGGCAGGTGAAGCTCAG GAACCTGATCGAGCCCGAGCAGTGCACCTTCTGCTTCACGGCCGCGCGCATCGACATCTGCCTCCGCAAGCGGCAGAGTCAGCGCTGGGGGGGCCTGGAGGCCCCAGCTGCACGAG GTGCAGTGGGTGGTGCAAAGGTCGCCGTGCCGACAGGCCCAACCCCTCTGGACTCGACCCCCCCGGGGGGTGCTCCGCACCCCCTGACAGGCCAGGAGGAAGCCCGGGCTGTGGAGAAGGAGAAGCCCAAGGCTCGCGCTGAGGACACCGGGCTGGATGGCGTGGCGGCCCGCACCCCCATGGAGCATGGAGCCCCCAAGCCGGAGCCACACTTGGCCTCA CCCAAGCCCACGTGCATGGTGCCTCCCATGCCGCACAGCCCCGTGAGTGGGGACagcgtggaggaggaggaggaggaggagaagaaggtgTGCCTGCCGGGCTTCACCGGGCTGGTCAACCTGGGCAACACCTGCTTCATGAACAGCGTCATCCAGTCTCTGTCCAACACCCGCGAGCTGCGGGACTTCTTCCACG ACCGCTCCTTCGAGGccgaaatcaactacaacaaccCGCTGGGGACCGGTGGGCGCCTCGCCATCGGCTTCGCCGTGCTGCTCCGGGCGCTGTGGAAGGGCACCCACCACGCCTTCCAGCCTTCCAAGTTGAAG GCCATTGTCGCCAGCAAGGCCAGCCAGTTCACAGGCTACGCCCAGCACGACGCCCAGGAGTTCATGGCTTTCCTGCTGGATGGGCTGCACGAGGACCTGAACCGCATTCAGAACAAGCCCTACACGGAGACCGTGGACTCGGATGGGCGGCCCGATGAG GTGGTGGCTGAGGAGGCGTGGCAGCGGCACAAGATGAGGAACGACTCCTTCATCGTGGACCTGTTCCAGGGCCAGTACAAGTCGAAGCTGGTGTGCCCCGTGTGCGCCAAG GTCTCCATCACCTTTGACCCCTTCCTCTACCTGCCGGTGCCCTTGCCCCAGAAGCAGAAGGTCCTCCCCGTCTTCTTTTTTGCCCGGGAGCCGCACAGCAAGCCCATCAAG TTCCTGGTGAGCGTCAGCAAAGAGAACTCGAGTGCGAGCGAAGTGCTGGACGCCCTCTCGCAGAGGGTCCACGTGCCGCCCGAGAACCTGCGTCTGACCGAG GTGATGAAGAGCCGCTTCCACCGCATGTTCCTGCCCTCCCACTCACTGGACACCGTGTCCCCCTCGGACCTGCTCCTCTGCTTCGAGCTGTTGTCCCCAGAGCTTGCTAAGGAGCAGGTGGTGGTGCTGGAGGTGCAGCAG CGCCCCCAGGTGCCCAGCATCCCCATCTCCAAGTGCGCAGCCTGCCAGCGGAAGCAGCAGCCCGAGGACGAGAAGCTGAAACGCTGTACCCGGTGCTACCGCGTGGGCTACTGCAACCA gctctGCCAGAAAACCCACTGGCCTGACCACAAGGGCCTCTGCCGCCCTGAGAACATCGGCTACCCCTTCCTGGTCAGCGTACCTGCCTCCCGCCTCACTTACGCCCGTCTTGCCCAGTTGCTGGAGGGCTATGCCCG GTATTCTGTGAGCGTCTTCCAGCCGCCCTTccagcctcccttccagcctggccGCATGGCCTTGGAGCCCCCTGGCTACCCCACGCTGCACCCCACTAGCCTCCCGGAGGCTGGGGACAGCGAGAGGGACTCCATGCCGCCGCCGGAGCTCCAGGTGGTGACTCCCGTGGCTGAGGGGGACGCGGTGCCCCGGGCATGGGCAGCCCCGGATCGGGGACCTGTGCCCAGCACCAGTGGCATTTCTTCTGAGATGCTGGCCAGCGGGCCCGTTGAAGGGGGCTCCTTGCCTGCTGGTGAGAAGGTGCCCCGGCCCGAAG CTGCTGTGCCCGGGTACCAACACCCAAGCGAAGCCATGAGTTCCCACACGTCCCAGTTCCTGATCTATAAAATCGACGCATCCAGCCGAGAGCAGCGGCTAGAGGATAAAG gagaCACCCCGCTGGAGCTGGAAGAGGACTGCAGCCTGGCTCTCGTCTGGCGCAACAACGATCGCCAGCAGGAGTTCGTGTTGGTGGCCTCCAAGGAGCTGGAATGCGCGGAGGACCCCGGCTCCGCCGGCGAGGCGGCGCGCGCCGGCCACTTCACCCTGGACCAGTGCCTCACCCTCTTCACGCGGCCGGAAGTGCTGGCCCCGGAGGAGGCTTG GTACTGCCCGCAGTGCAAGCAGCACCGCGAGGCCTCCAAGCAGCTGCTGCTGTGGCGCCTGCCCAACGTGCTCATCGTGCAGCTCAAGCGCTTCTCCTTCCGCAGCTTCATCTGGCGCGACAAGATCAATGACCTGGTGGAGTTCCCCGTCCG GAACCTGGATCTGAGCAAGTTCTGCATCGGCCAGAAGGAGGAGCAGCTGCCCAGCTATGACCTGTATGCTGTCATCAACCACTACGGCGGCATGATCGGCGGCCACTACACCGCCTGTGCACGCCTGCCCAACGACCGCAGCAGCCAGCGCAGCGACGTGG GCTGGCGCTTGTTTGATGACAGCACAGTGACAACGGTGGACGAGAGCCAGGTCGTGACGCGTTACGCCTACGTCCTCTTCTACCGCCGGCGGAACTCTCCTGTGGAGAGACCCCCCCGGGCAGGCCACGCCGAGCGCCACCCAGACCTCGGCCCTGCAGCTGAGGCTGCTGCCAgccag GCTTCCCGGATTTGGCAGGAGCTGGAGGCCGCGGAGGAGCCGGTGCCCGAGGGGCCTGCGCCCCGGGGTCCCTGGGGGCCCCAGGACTGGGTGGGCCCCCCGCCAtgcggcccccccaccccagatgAGGGCTGCCTCCGGTACTTTGTTCTGGGCACCGTGGCAGCCTTGGTGGCCCTCGTGCTCAACGTGTTCTATCCTCTGGTGTCCCAGAGTCGCTGGAGATGA
- the USP19 gene encoding ubiquitin carboxyl-terminal hydrolase 19 isoform X18, with amino-acid sequence MSGGASAMGPRRGPPGLEEAASKKKQKDRANQESKDGDPRRGGSMSTPQEEQTKEEVLLDWQQDADEVTVKLRAGAGPLRLEEVDAAFTDTDCLVRFPGGQQWGGVFYAEIENSRAKVQARKGGLLQLALPKKVPLLTWPSLLKPLGMQESGPGLRCQENGQESSPIALEPAPEPRRAKQEARNQKRAQGRGEVGAGAGPGAQAGPSAKRAVHLRRGPEGEGCREGPGPQGEAPPFLAEAATQAGAEEPLRVPPLEPQPCLLGSEEKPALLAGEKAASPRSDPVSPALTRSRAPEKGDRSREEMAVAADAASLVDEPEPMVSLAFVKNDSYEKGPDAVVVHVYVKEIRREASRVLFREQDFTLVFQTRDANFLRLHPGCGPHTVFRWQVKLRNLIEPEQCTFCFTAARIDICLRKRQSQRWGGLEAPAARVGGAKVAVPTGPTPLDSTPPGGAPHPLTGQEEARAVEKEKPKARAEDTGLDGVAARTPMEHGAPKPEPHLASPKPTCMVPPMPHSPVSGDSVEEEEEEEKKVCLPGFTGLVNLGNTCFMNSVIQSLSNTRELRDFFHDRSFEAEINYNNPLGTGGRLAIGFAVLLRALWKGTHHAFQPSKLKAIVASKASQFTGYAQHDAQEFMAFLLDGLHEDLNRIQNKPYTETVDSDGRPDEVVAEEAWQRHKMRNDSFIVDLFQGQYKSKLVCPVCAKVSITFDPFLYLPVPLPQKQKVLPVFFFAREPHSKPIKFLVSVSKENSSASEVLDALSQRVHVPPENLRLTEVMKSRFHRMFLPSHSLDTVSPSDLLLCFELLSPELAKEQVVVLEVQQRPQVPSIPISKCAACQRKQQPEDEKLKRCTRCYRVGYCNQLCQKTHWPDHKGLCRPENIGYPFLVSVPASRLTYARLAQLLEGYARYSVSVFQPPFQPPFQPGRMALEPPGYPTLHPTSLPEAGDSERDSMPPPELQVVTPVAEGDAVPRAWAAPDRGPVPSTSGISSEMLASGPVEGGSLPAGEKVPRPEAAVPGYQHPSEAMSSHTSQFLIYKIDASSREQRLEDKGDTPLELEEDCSLALVWRNNDRQQEFVLVASKELECAEDPGSAGEAARAGHFTLDQCLTLFTRPEVLAPEEAWYCPQCKQHREASKQLLLWRLPNVLIVQLKRFSFRSFIWRDKINDLVEFPVRNLDLSKFCIGQKEEQLPSYDLYAVINHYGGMIGGHYTACARLPNDRSSQRSDVGWRLFDDSTVTTVDESQVVTRYAYVLFYRRRNSPVERPPRAGHAERHPDLGPAAEAAASQGLGPGQAPEVAPTRTAPERFAPPVDRPAPTYSNMEEVD; translated from the exons ATGTCTGGTGGGGCCAGTGCCATGGGCCCCAGGAGAGGGCCCCCCGGGCTGGAGGAGGCCGCCAGCAAGAAGAAGCAGAAGGACCGAGCAAACCAGGAGAGCAAGGATGGAGACCCTCGGAGAGGAG GGTCCATGTCCACTCCCCAGGAGGAGCAGACCAAAGAGG AGGTGCTGCTCGACTGGCAGCAGGACGCGGACGAGGTGACGGTCAAGCTGCGCGCAGGAGCGGGCCCCCTGCGTCTGGAGGAGGTGGACGCCGCTTTCACAGACACAGACTGCTTGGTGCGGTTTCCAG GTGGTCAGCAGTGGGGCGGTGTTTTCTATGCCGAGATCGAAAATTCTCGCGCCAAAGTGCAGGCTCGAAAAGGTGGCCTCCTCCAGCTGGCGCTGCCCAAGAAGGTGCCTCTGCTCACCTGGCCTTCTCTCCTG AAACCTCTAGGGATGCAGGAGTCGGGGCCAGGGCTGCGGTGCCAGGAGAACGGGCAGGAGTCCTCTCCCATTGCCCTGGAgccagcccctgagccccgccgggcAAAGCAGGAGGCCCGGAACCAGAAGCGGGCCCAGGGCCGTggtgaggtgggggcgggggctggcccCGGGGCCCAGGCAGGGCCCAGTGCCAAGAGGGCTGTGCATCTCCGAAGAGGGCCAGAGGGGGAAGGATGCAGAGAaggccctgggccccagggcgAGGCCCCCCCCTTCCTGGCTGAGGCAGCCACGCAG GCGGGGGCTGAGGAGCCGCTCCGGGTCCCACCGCTggagccccagccctgcctcctgggctcGGAGGAGAAGCCAGCGCTTCTGGCAGGAGAGAAGGCAGCGTCCCCCCGGAGTGACCCAGTCTCTCCAGCCCTGACCCGGAGCAGAGCCCCCGAGAAAGGTGACCGTTCCAGAGAGGAGATGGCAGTGGCAGCAGACGCTGCATCCTTGGTGGATG AGCCGGAACCCATGGTGAGCCTGGCGTTTGTCAAGAACGACTCGTACGAGAAGGGGCCTGACGCGGTGGTGGTGCACGTGTACGTGAAGGAGATCCGCAGGGAGGCCTCGCGAGTGCTCTTCCGCGAGCAGGACTTCACGCTCGTCTTCCAGAccag GGACGCGAACTTCCTGAGGCTGCACCCGGGCTGCGGGCCCCACACCGTCTTCCGCTGGCAGGTGAAGCTCAG GAACCTGATCGAGCCCGAGCAGTGCACCTTCTGCTTCACGGCCGCGCGCATCGACATCTGCCTCCGCAAGCGGCAGAGTCAGCGCTGGGGGGGCCTGGAGGCCCCAGCTGCACGAG TGGGTGGTGCAAAGGTCGCCGTGCCGACAGGCCCAACCCCTCTGGACTCGACCCCCCCGGGGGGTGCTCCGCACCCCCTGACAGGCCAGGAGGAAGCCCGGGCTGTGGAGAAGGAGAAGCCCAAGGCTCGCGCTGAGGACACCGGGCTGGATGGCGTGGCGGCCCGCACCCCCATGGAGCATGGAGCCCCCAAGCCGGAGCCACACTTGGCCTCA CCCAAGCCCACGTGCATGGTGCCTCCCATGCCGCACAGCCCCGTGAGTGGGGACagcgtggaggaggaggaggaggaggagaagaaggtgTGCCTGCCGGGCTTCACCGGGCTGGTCAACCTGGGCAACACCTGCTTCATGAACAGCGTCATCCAGTCTCTGTCCAACACCCGCGAGCTGCGGGACTTCTTCCACG ACCGCTCCTTCGAGGccgaaatcaactacaacaaccCGCTGGGGACCGGTGGGCGCCTCGCCATCGGCTTCGCCGTGCTGCTCCGGGCGCTGTGGAAGGGCACCCACCACGCCTTCCAGCCTTCCAAGTTGAAG GCCATTGTCGCCAGCAAGGCCAGCCAGTTCACAGGCTACGCCCAGCACGACGCCCAGGAGTTCATGGCTTTCCTGCTGGATGGGCTGCACGAGGACCTGAACCGCATTCAGAACAAGCCCTACACGGAGACCGTGGACTCGGATGGGCGGCCCGATGAG GTGGTGGCTGAGGAGGCGTGGCAGCGGCACAAGATGAGGAACGACTCCTTCATCGTGGACCTGTTCCAGGGCCAGTACAAGTCGAAGCTGGTGTGCCCCGTGTGCGCCAAG GTCTCCATCACCTTTGACCCCTTCCTCTACCTGCCGGTGCCCTTGCCCCAGAAGCAGAAGGTCCTCCCCGTCTTCTTTTTTGCCCGGGAGCCGCACAGCAAGCCCATCAAG TTCCTGGTGAGCGTCAGCAAAGAGAACTCGAGTGCGAGCGAAGTGCTGGACGCCCTCTCGCAGAGGGTCCACGTGCCGCCCGAGAACCTGCGTCTGACCGAG GTGATGAAGAGCCGCTTCCACCGCATGTTCCTGCCCTCCCACTCACTGGACACCGTGTCCCCCTCGGACCTGCTCCTCTGCTTCGAGCTGTTGTCCCCAGAGCTTGCTAAGGAGCAGGTGGTGGTGCTGGAGGTGCAGCAG CGCCCCCAGGTGCCCAGCATCCCCATCTCCAAGTGCGCAGCCTGCCAGCGGAAGCAGCAGCCCGAGGACGAGAAGCTGAAACGCTGTACCCGGTGCTACCGCGTGGGCTACTGCAACCA gctctGCCAGAAAACCCACTGGCCTGACCACAAGGGCCTCTGCCGCCCTGAGAACATCGGCTACCCCTTCCTGGTCAGCGTACCTGCCTCCCGCCTCACTTACGCCCGTCTTGCCCAGTTGCTGGAGGGCTATGCCCG GTATTCTGTGAGCGTCTTCCAGCCGCCCTTccagcctcccttccagcctggccGCATGGCCTTGGAGCCCCCTGGCTACCCCACGCTGCACCCCACTAGCCTCCCGGAGGCTGGGGACAGCGAGAGGGACTCCATGCCGCCGCCGGAGCTCCAGGTGGTGACTCCCGTGGCTGAGGGGGACGCGGTGCCCCGGGCATGGGCAGCCCCGGATCGGGGACCTGTGCCCAGCACCAGTGGCATTTCTTCTGAGATGCTGGCCAGCGGGCCCGTTGAAGGGGGCTCCTTGCCTGCTGGTGAGAAGGTGCCCCGGCCCGAAG CTGCTGTGCCCGGGTACCAACACCCAAGCGAAGCCATGAGTTCCCACACGTCCCAGTTCCTGATCTATAAAATCGACGCATCCAGCCGAGAGCAGCGGCTAGAGGATAAAG gagaCACCCCGCTGGAGCTGGAAGAGGACTGCAGCCTGGCTCTCGTCTGGCGCAACAACGATCGCCAGCAGGAGTTCGTGTTGGTGGCCTCCAAGGAGCTGGAATGCGCGGAGGACCCCGGCTCCGCCGGCGAGGCGGCGCGCGCCGGCCACTTCACCCTGGACCAGTGCCTCACCCTCTTCACGCGGCCGGAAGTGCTGGCCCCGGAGGAGGCTTG GTACTGCCCGCAGTGCAAGCAGCACCGCGAGGCCTCCAAGCAGCTGCTGCTGTGGCGCCTGCCCAACGTGCTCATCGTGCAGCTCAAGCGCTTCTCCTTCCGCAGCTTCATCTGGCGCGACAAGATCAATGACCTGGTGGAGTTCCCCGTCCG GAACCTGGATCTGAGCAAGTTCTGCATCGGCCAGAAGGAGGAGCAGCTGCCCAGCTATGACCTGTATGCTGTCATCAACCACTACGGCGGCATGATCGGCGGCCACTACACCGCCTGTGCACGCCTGCCCAACGACCGCAGCAGCCAGCGCAGCGACGTGG GCTGGCGCTTGTTTGATGACAGCACAGTGACAACGGTGGACGAGAGCCAGGTCGTGACGCGTTACGCCTACGTCCTCTTCTACCGCCGGCGGAACTCTCCTGTGGAGAGACCCCCCCGGGCAGGCCACGCCGAGCGCCACCCAGACCTCGGCCCTGCAGCTGAGGCTGCTGCCAgccag GGactaggccctggccaggcccccgAGGTGGCCCCCACGCGGACAGCCCCTGAACGCTTCGCCCCCCCTGTGGACCGCCCAGCCCCCACCTACAGCAACATGGAGGAGGTCGATTAG